The Synechocystis sp. PCC 6714 genome includes the window AATGGGATGGCGATGCCCTGACCTTAGTGGATGGGGTGGCAACGCAAATCGGGGTGGCGTTAATCCAAGCGGAAGCCTACGCTAATTTACAAGAATTGAACGAGCAATTGGCCGCCCTGGACCGCACCCGGTCTAACTTAGTGGCCATTACGGGCCATGAACTACGCACCCCCCTTTCCACTATCCAAGTTTGTTTGGAAAGTTTGGCCACGGAGCCGGATATGCCCCAGGAGTTGCGGCAGGTGATGCTCAATACGGCCCTGGAAGATGCGGAAAGGATGCGGAAACTGGTGCAGGATTTTCTTACTTTGTCCCAACTGGAAAGCGGCCGGGTGGAATGGAATGCGGAACCCATTTCCCTGGAAGAATGTGTAGAACTTTCCCTCAGCCATATCCGAGCCCATAACCGGGACCGGGCAGTACCTGCCATTGTCAATGAAGTTAATGGGGCAACCCCCATGGTGGAAGCGGACGGGGAATGGTTAGTGGAACTGTTGACTAAACTTTTAGACAACGCCATCAAATTTACCCCCACCAATGGCCAAATTTCCATTGCCGTTGATCGCCCCAATGCGTCCCAACTAGAAGTCACCATCACCGACACAGGGCGGGGCATTGAGCCCAACCGTCTGGAAACAGTCTTTGATCGTTTTTACCAGGAAGAGGGAGCTTTGCGCCGCAGTACAGGGGGCACGGGCATTGGGCTAGCCATTTGTCGTCAAATTGTCAGTGGTTGGGGAGGGGAAATTTGGGCCGCCTCCGATGGCAAAGACCATGGCACCCAATTCCATTTCACTGTTCCCATCGTTATGCCGGAAAATCCAAATCTTGGCGTGGAGGAAATTGCCCCGAAAAAACGCAAAACGTCGCCTCCCCGCATTGCTTCCCGGAGCAAAAAGAAACAGAAGTTTTCCTGATTTATTCTAAAAAATAGCCCTTACCTTTACTGAATATCCGCCATCCCCTGACGGTGGCACCAGTCTTAGTCCCCGTATGGAGTTTAAAAAATTTTTCGATGCTCTACCCCTTGGTGTTTTCGTTGTTGATGCCCAGGGGCGACCGCTCTATGCTAACTTGGCCACCATTGATCTCCTGGGAAAAGGGCTGTGGCCCGAAGCGGCGATCGAGCAATTAAATGATATTTACCAAGCCTATCAAACGGGCACCAATCAACTCTATCCCCTCACAGAACAGCCTCTGCTTAAAGCTCTCCAAGGAGAAGCCTGTCGGGTGGACGATCTGGAAATTCGTCAGGGGGGCCAAATTATCCCTTTGGAAGTGACCGGTACGCCCATTTTTGATGACCAGGGCCAATTGCAATACGCCATGGTGGTGTTGCGGGATCTGCGCGATCGCCAACGGAGGAGTCAACAACAGATTTCCTTGCAACAGGATTTATTACGGCGCAACCAAGGATTAACCCAGGAAAATGCCACCCTCAAGCGCAAATTGGCCGATTTGGAGGCAGAGCTAAATTCTCAACAAACTCAGTGAAATGTAAAAATCTCCAGATGTTGGCGGGGATTCGTTGCCCATGGGGCAGAGGGCAATGGGGAAAGATTAGGCCCTACCACCGCTCTTCCTCGATAATGGCCCCTTGATCCATTGCAATCTAGCCTGTGTCTTCCTCCGGTAAATCTTCCCGCTCCCTGGCCAACATTGCTGGCATTGTGGCGATCGCCACCTTGGTCAGTAAAGTTTTTGGTTTATTCCGTGAACAGATCATCGCCGCCGCCTTTGGGGTGGGAACGGTGGTCAACGCCTATGCCTATGCCTATGTAATTCCAGGCTTTTTGTTTATTTTGCTGGGGGGCATTAACGGCCCCTTCCACAGTGCGCTGGTGAGTGTGCTGTCCAAACGCGATCGGGAAGAGGCGGCCCCCTTGGTGGAAACAGTCACAACTTTAGTCAGTGGGGTATTGCTGGCAGTAACAATTATTTTGGTGTTGGGGGCGGGACTATTTATCGATCTGTTGGCACCGGGGTTGGAACCGGAAACCAGGCGCATTGCAGTGCAACAGTTGCAAATTATGGCTCCCATGGCCTTGCTGTCGGGCCTAATTGGCATTGGCTTTGGTACTTTGAATGCAGCGGATCAGTATTTATTACCTAGTATTAGCCCCCTGCTTTCCAGCATCACGGTCATTTTAGGGTTGGGGGTAGCGGTGTGGCAGTTGGGGGATCAACTAAACACTCCCCCCTACTGGTTATTGGGTTCCCTATTGCTAGCAGGGGGGACCACAGCGGGGGCGGTATTGCAGTGGGCCGCCCAGATCGTACCCCAGGCGAAAGCAGGCATGGGTAAATTGCGGCTCCGGTTTAATTTTGCTCTGCCGGGAGTGAAAGAAGTTTTGCAGGTGATGATTCCCGCCACCCTTTCTTCGGGCATGCTGTATATCAATTTTGCTACTAACCTCTTTTTTGCTTCCTTTATTCCCAATGCGGCGGCGGCCATGCGCTATGGCAATTTTGTCGCCCTCACTCCCCTGGGTATTATTTCCAATATGATTTTGGTGCCCTTTTTGCCCGTAT containing:
- a CDS encoding PAS domain-containing protein, with translation MEFKKFFDALPLGVFVVDAQGRPLYANLATIDLLGKGLWPEAAIEQLNDIYQAYQTGTNQLYPLTEQPLLKALQGEACRVDDLEIRQGGQIIPLEVTGTPIFDDQGQLQYAMVVLRDLRDRQRRSQQQISLQQDLLRRNQGLTQENATLKRKLADLEAELNSQQTQ
- the murJ gene encoding murein biosynthesis integral membrane protein MurJ; translated protein: MSSSGKSSRSLANIAGIVAIATLVSKVFGLFREQIIAAAFGVGTVVNAYAYAYVIPGFLFILLGGINGPFHSALVSVLSKRDREEAAPLVETVTTLVSGVLLAVTIILVLGAGLFIDLLAPGLEPETRRIAVQQLQIMAPMALLSGLIGIGFGTLNAADQYLLPSISPLLSSITVILGLGVAVWQLGDQLNTPPYWLLGSLLLAGGTTAGAVLQWAAQIVPQAKAGMGKLRLRFNFALPGVKEVLQVMIPATLSSGMLYINFATNLFFASFIPNAAAAMRYGNFVALTPLGIISNMILVPFLPVFSRLADPQNWPELKIRIRQGIMLSALTMFPLTAILVGLAIPIVQVIYERGAFDAEAAAEVSPVLAAYGLGMFFYLGRDVLVRVFYALGDGQSPFRVSLFNIFLNGLLDFLFYKPFGTVGIVMATVGVNLFSMAIFIWMLNRRLSGLSLLSWAIDLGKLAGITAIASVAGWQGSILWQKIWGVNSLVENILEVLTMSSIILVVFAVGTAFAKVPEVELLGDRLLKKFKRF